The genomic DNA TCGGGAAGGGTTTTTCCTATGCATTCGAATAACTTGCATTGAAATAGTTGAGCCTCCGCTGGTTTTTTTACCATGTTTTAAATTTAATCGAATGGCTCTAAACAATGAAATTGGATTAAGCCCGGGGTGGTGGTAGAAATGTCGGTCTTCAAATTCAATCAAACAGGTAGAGAATTTAATAGGTATGCTATCTGATTCCGGAAACCGCCATTGGCCATCCAGGGCAATTTTTGCACCAAGAAGTTTTGAGTTTTTCCCATATACAACCGTTGAATAGGAATCATCAAACAAGATAGAAGGAAGAGAAATCCAAAATGCTACCAGAAATGCAACCAAAATCAATACTCTTTTCCCCCATTTGGAATTAATTCCTGACCATAGGGAGTTGAGGTATTGTTTCATATAGCAAGTTTGGTAGGATAAAAATTTGAAATTTTATTAAATTCAGCAAGATGCAAAAATAGAGAACTAACTTTGCGCAAAATTTATGAAAGCATGGTAATGTTATTTTTAGGTGATGTCGGAGGTGGTGAATTGTTGTTAATCATGTTGGTGGTATTGTTGTTTTTTGGATCAAAACAAATTCCTCAGTTAGCTAGAGGTTTGGGCAAGGGGATTCGTGAATTTAAGGATGCCGCGAATGGAATTCAAAGAGAGATAGAAAAAAGCATCCATGAGGTTCCAGCACCTGAAGAGAAGGTAGTAGAAAGAATAGAGCCTAAGCCTTTGCAGGAATATATTGAACCTGAAATAGTTGAAGAAACAAAGGCTGAGTTGCCTGAAATTAAGCCTGCTCCGGGTAGTATAGCTCGGGAAGTTTAATTATTCTTTAGAATAAATTTTTACTTCTTTCTCACCGTTCGTACTAATCACAATCTTTGGCTTTCCGTCCTTAAACTTCACCGAAAATGGAGTGGATCCTTCCATTGGAAAACCTTCTATAGCCTCGGCTTTGGAATCCAAAAGGAATAAATTTCCACCGCTGACAATTCCAATATTTGTTTTAGAGCCATTGCTAATAAGTTGTGGAGGAAATCCTATTACATCTTCCCATTTATGATTTCCAATCATTTTCTTTTGTCTGGAATAAATGGTAATTTCATTTAGGTCAACATAGATAAATTCAATAGTTCCGTCTGAATCCAAATCTTTTGCAAGGAAATAGTGGTTTTGTGTAACAGGTTTAATCTTTATTTTTTCAATCTTTCCATCTCCATTTACATAGATAATTGTTCCATCGGTAGTGGTAAAATACAATCCAGGAAATTTGGCATTTTTACCGGAATGGCTGAAAATTCCGTTTGAAGAAGAAAGTTCGAATTTTTCTTTTACCTGAGTTTTTTTCTTCCCTGTTCGTTCATATAATTTAAGCTTACCTTCAAGATCAAAACTGGCCAAAATGTCTTTATTGTTTGATTGAAAATACTGAAATGGCTCGATTATCTCTTCTTCAACCTTGGATAATGTCCAACCTTTTACTTGTTTACCTGTTTTGTCCAGGTTATAAGCCTTTTCGTTGGAACAGGCAAATACAAAACGATAATCACCTTTTTTCTCATAGTCAAAAACACTAATTCCGGAAGTACATGATGCATCGAGTTTAATAGGGAAATTAGGAAGTAATTCCCCATTTAGGGAAATTCCATAAATGGTATTTTTGGTGCAAACCAGTAATCCTGGTTTTTCCTGATCCAGGTTTTTTAAAAAATAAATAGGACCTTTTGTTTTTTCCTTAATGTCAAATTTCCATTTGGTGCGTCCTAAGGTTGAAAGACAATAAAGTTGATGGGCATCGTCTAAAAAAATAAATTCAGTTTCTTCGTTTAAGGGGTTATCAATAATTAATGGTTCAATGGAGGACGGATTTTCCAGTTGAGCCTTCCAACCTACATTTTCTTCTTGTCCTGAAATGGAATCTGAAGTTTCAGAATTTCCAAAGCTTAAATATCCGGAGGTATAGTAACCATCGCCTTGGTTTGCAAACTGAATGGCCATGGCATCAAAGGAGTTCAGGGCATCCAAATAAGGTCCTAAGTTGGGTAGGTAAGTTGGAGAAAAGAATTGTCTAACTTTTCTTCCCATCGAACTTGGAACTGAGTAAAGATAAATGTTGGAATTTTTTGAAAGGTTTTCATTGAATTTTAGGTAAGAATCCTGGTTGCCCAATGTTCTGCCTGAAAGGTAACTTGTTATAAAATTTTTAAGGGTAGTGCTGTTATTGGCAAATGCCACAAAAGGTCCAATTACTGTATAATAATTGTTGGTAATGGTTCCTATTGGACTTCCAAAAAAGCTTTGAAAAATTCCAGGATTGTTAAGACTCTTAAGACTAAATCCGTTAAATTGTTCATCCAACAACCTTAAACCACTTCCTTTTCCGGAGTTAGCTAATTCAGCCAAATTTCTGGATGCAGAGGCAGAATCGTTACAGGTTATTAATAACACGGCATTCTCCTGAATAGAAGAATCCCGGTTGTCTAAAATTCCCAGGCATAATTCTCCACCCATCCAGGAAAGAAAATGTTGGGTAATGGAATCGGGTGACTGACTTTTGTGGGTTGATTGGTAAATCTCTTTTCCAAGGTCTGATAAGGAACTTCCACCATAAAAAAAGAATCCTGAACTTGATTGAGGAAGGTATTTGCATAGCTGGGCCTCAATTGGTTTTTGTTTGAACTTACTAATGCCTAAATTCGTTCCTTGTGCCCAGGTAAATCCACTGATTAATATAGATTCAGGCTTTAAATTAATGTCTATTCCGCTCCAAGAGGCAAAGTTTCCGATTCCTAAATAAGATTCCTTTCCGATGGATTCTAAAACCTTTCCAGACCATGGACCGAAGGACTTGTAATTGATAAACAAATTAGCATCTGTTTTTTTTCCGGCCACTTTATATGCTTTTGCAAAGGAGGCATCATCTAAAATGCTCTTATTGGAGTTTAATTGCATTAAGGCGTCTTCCACTGATTTTTGGGAAGTGCTTAAGAGGAAAATACCTTCGGAGGCAGAACAATAATGATTCTCTGATGTTAGACTTGGTGAAAGCTGGTAAATGAGTTCTTGTTGAAACTGAATTTCCTTAATCTGACCCGGCTTATTAAAAATGGAATACAAAATAGATGAAAGTTCTCCATCCCAAGAAGGATCAGATAAATTGGCCGATAATAAAATCTCCGAATTGGATGATTCTGTGCCAAAAACAGAAACAATCAATGGGGAATTTTTGAACGCTTCACCAATTTGTTGATTGTTCTTCAAAAGTGAATCGGCCGACCGACAAAAATCTACCACCTTTTGAAAGGAAGGAATTCCTTGGAATTTTTCAAAATACCTGGTGTCTTTCGATAATCTTGCCCAACTTACCTGTGGTTGATGGATTTCAAGAATTAAATTACTCCGAGGAGAAATAGCTGATATACAGGGTTTGGATTGCTCTGAAGATTTTCGTAAGAACATCCACAAACCAACCGAAAGTGCCGCTATGACTAGTAATGCGCTAAATATGTAGATACGCTTTAACCCCAATTTTTCTCTCTGTTAGTTCATTACAAAAATACGCTACTACTAAGCCAGACTTATTTTCTAATAAATTTAATTCAACCATGCAATGTTGAAAGCTTAGAGTTTATAATTTTGAGCTCGTTTTTTTTTTAACCCTGGGAATTTTATTCTTTATCATAAGAGATAGTATTCCTCGATTTTTTTAACCAAGTCCTTGGTTTTATAGCCTCCTTCATTTAGGAGTATGTAAGCTCAATGACTCCAATTGATTGAATGGTTAATACTCGGTTCACAGGGTGTTTAATAAAAACGAAAAAAATATCAAATCAGTATACTTAGTGTCATTTTGACAATAAGTATTTCGATTACCTTTGCGCCCTCGTTTATGAACAGAAATTATATCCAATGAAGTTAGGAGTACCTAAAGAACGAAAAATTAAAGAAAACCGAGTTGCCCTCACCCCGGAAGTTGTTAAACAATTGGTTGGAAAAGGCTATGAAATTGTGGTTGAAACAGGAGCAGGTGATAACGCCCACTATTTAGATGCGGATTATACCTCTGCCGGTGCCAGTTTGTCCTCCTCTTCCGATGAAATTTATACTTCATCTGACGTTGTTCTTAAGGTGAATGCACCGGAACCAAATGAAGTTGCTAAAATGAAAAAAGGGGCAATCCTAGTTTCATTTATGTATGCTCTCACCAGTCCCGATTTGGTTAATGCTTGTGTTCAGGCCGGAATTACTGCCTTTTCTGTTGACGCCATTCCGCGTATTTCTCGCGCTCAAAAAATGGATGCTCTTAGTTCTCAGGCCAATCTTGCCGGTTATAAATCAGTCATTCTTGGCGCCGATCATCTAGGTAAAATTTTCCCGTTGCTTATGACAGCTGCAGGTACCATTAAACCTTCTAAAGTCGTAATTTTTGGAGCAGGTGTAGCCGGACTTCAGGCCATTGCAACTGCAAAACGCTTAGGAGCAATTGTAGAGGTAAGCGATATTCGCCCTGAAACCAAAGAGCAGGTTCAATCGCTGGGCGGGAAGTTTATCGAAGTAAAGGCCGATGAAAGCGTTAAAATGGAAGGTGGTTATGTGAAAGGGGTTTCTGAAGAATTTTTGCAACGCCAAAAGGAATTGGTTTCTAAACATGTGGCCGAAGCTGATTTGGTTATCACTACAGCCTTAATACCTGGTAGAAAGGCGCCTGTGTTGGTGACTGAATCCATGGTTAAATCAATGAAAAACGGTTCCGTTATTGTTGATATGGCTGTTGAACAAGGTGGAAATTGCGAGTTAAGTGAATACAATAAAATAGTTGTAAAAAATGGGGTAACCATTATTGGTGAACCCAACCTTCCTGCTTTATTGCCTTTTAACGCAAGTGATTTGTATGCCAAAAATATCAGTACATTTCTTTTGCATCTAAGTGATAAGGATGGTTTTAAATTTGAAATGGATGAAGAAATCACCAAAGGGAGTTGCATAGTTAAAGATGGAGTTAAATTAATAGCTTAAGTAAAATGGATAGTATTCTAAATTTTTTCTCAATTCATGAAATGACGATATACTTCGTTGTTTTGTCTGTATTTGTTGGTGTAGAGGTAATTGGTAGGGTTCCTACGGTTTTACATACGCCACTCATGTCCGGTGCCAATGCTATTCATGGTGTTGTTATCGTTGGTGCAATCTATGTGATGTTAAATGTTGACCCTTCCGATTATGTATCCCTGGCACTCGGCTTCCTTGCAGTTTTGTTGGGTACCCTCAATGTGGTTGGTGGTTTTGTAGTTACAGACCGTATGTTGGAAATGTTTAAAAAGAAATAAACTAAAATACCATGTCTCAAAGTATAATGTCCATAGCCTACCTCATTGGTTCAATTACCTTCGTGATGGGGCTAAAAATGATGAGCAATCCAAAAACTGCTCGAAATGGTAATTTGGTTGCTGCCGGCGGTATGATTATCGCCATTCTAACTACCATCCTGTTCCATTCAGGTGAAGTTCCCGGTTTTATCTATGGCCTCATTTTGGCGGCCATTGGTATTGGAACCGTAATTGGTTGGTTAACAGCTAAGAAAGTACAAATGACCAAAATGCCTGAACTGGTTTCCTTGTTTAATGGAATGGGTGGAGCTTGTGCCGCTTTAATAGGTTTAATGGAATATCACCATAATATTGGTCAAACTGGTGCCTTGCTTTCCATAGTTGCCGGCTTAATCATAGGTTCTGTTTCCTTTTCCGGCAGCATCATTGCTTTTTTGAAGCTGAATGGTACCATGAATCAACCCATTCGTTTGCCTCAATACAATATTATCAATACCATAGTAATGGTTGCTGTTTTGGCATTTGGAGCCTGGGTTGTATATG from Bacteroidia bacterium includes the following:
- the tatA gene encoding twin-arginine translocase TatA/TatE family subunit — encoded protein: MVMLFLGDVGGGELLLIMLVVLLFFGSKQIPQLARGLGKGIREFKDAANGIQREIEKSIHEVPAPEEKVVERIEPKPLQEYIEPEIVEETKAELPEIKPAPGSIAREV
- a CDS encoding NAD(P) transhydrogenase subunit alpha, translating into MDSILNFFSIHEMTIYFVVLSVFVGVEVIGRVPTVLHTPLMSGANAIHGVVIVGAIYVMLNVDPSDYVSLALGFLAVLLGTLNVVGGFVVTDRMLEMFKKK
- a CDS encoding DUF3352 domain-containing protein → MFLRKSSEQSKPCISAISPRSNLILEIHQPQVSWARLSKDTRYFEKFQGIPSFQKVVDFCRSADSLLKNNQQIGEAFKNSPLIVSVFGTESSNSEILLSANLSDPSWDGELSSILYSIFNKPGQIKEIQFQQELIYQLSPSLTSENHYCSASEGIFLLSTSQKSVEDALMQLNSNKSILDDASFAKAYKVAGKKTDANLFINYKSFGPWSGKVLESIGKESYLGIGNFASWSGIDINLKPESILISGFTWAQGTNLGISKFKQKPIEAQLCKYLPQSSSGFFFYGGSSLSDLGKEIYQSTHKSQSPDSITQHFLSWMGGELCLGILDNRDSSIQENAVLLITCNDSASASRNLAELANSGKGSGLRLLDEQFNGFSLKSLNNPGIFQSFFGSPIGTITNNYYTVIGPFVAFANNSTTLKNFITSYLSGRTLGNQDSYLKFNENLSKNSNIYLYSVPSSMGRKVRQFFSPTYLPNLGPYLDALNSFDAMAIQFANQGDGYYTSGYLSFGNSETSDSISGQEENVGWKAQLENPSSIEPLIIDNPLNEETEFIFLDDAHQLYCLSTLGRTKWKFDIKEKTKGPIYFLKNLDQEKPGLLVCTKNTIYGISLNGELLPNFPIKLDASCTSGISVFDYEKKGDYRFVFACSNEKAYNLDKTGKQVKGWTLSKVEEEIIEPFQYFQSNNKDILASFDLEGKLKLYERTGKKKTQVKEKFELSSSNGIFSHSGKNAKFPGLYFTTTDGTIIYVNGDGKIEKIKIKPVTQNHYFLAKDLDSDGTIEFIYVDLNEITIYSRQKKMIGNHKWEDVIGFPPQLISNGSKTNIGIVSGGNLFLLDSKAEAIEGFPMEGSTPFSVKFKDGKPKIVISTNGEKEVKIYSKE
- a CDS encoding Re/Si-specific NAD(P)(+) transhydrogenase subunit alpha produces the protein MKLGVPKERKIKENRVALTPEVVKQLVGKGYEIVVETGAGDNAHYLDADYTSAGASLSSSSDEIYTSSDVVLKVNAPEPNEVAKMKKGAILVSFMYALTSPDLVNACVQAGITAFSVDAIPRISRAQKMDALSSQANLAGYKSVILGADHLGKIFPLLMTAAGTIKPSKVVIFGAGVAGLQAIATAKRLGAIVEVSDIRPETKEQVQSLGGKFIEVKADESVKMEGGYVKGVSEEFLQRQKELVSKHVAEADLVITTALIPGRKAPVLVTESMVKSMKNGSVIVDMAVEQGGNCELSEYNKIVVKNGVTIIGEPNLPALLPFNASDLYAKNISTFLLHLSDKDGFKFEMDEEITKGSCIVKDGVKLIA